In Deltaproteobacteria bacterium, the following proteins share a genomic window:
- a CDS encoding cytochrome b/b6 domain-containing protein — protein IAFIVLAATGLSLKFPDSVFSGAIVWAAGGPAMRSVVHRIAAVVFIGTALAHIIPYILLRRPPGKVILSKKDFLDALLHLSYLFDRTDNMPLMGRYTWYQKLEYWATVVGACIIISTGFLMWGFAPLIKKIPISLLYYAQMIHGWEAILAVLVIFVQHIYQTVLNPLVFPMDFSWLTGKTKYAVMEHEHPLELMEIESKKGGEYREGAS, from the coding sequence ATCGCATTTATCGTTCTTGCGGCAACAGGCCTGTCACTCAAGTTTCCGGATTCTGTATTTTCAGGCGCTATCGTGTGGGCTGCCGGAGGACCGGCAATGAGGTCTGTTGTCCACCGAATCGCAGCGGTTGTTTTTATAGGGACGGCGCTGGCGCATATAATCCCGTATATTTTGCTGCGCAGGCCGCCTGGAAAGGTCATTCTTTCAAAAAAGGATTTCCTCGACGCCCTGCTGCATCTCAGCTACCTGTTCGACAGGACGGATAACATGCCGCTTATGGGCAGATACACGTGGTATCAGAAGCTGGAATATTGGGCTACGGTTGTGGGCGCCTGCATAATCATATCAACCGGTTTCCTCATGTGGGGTTTTGCCCCCCTGATTAAGAAGATACCTATTTCGCTCTTATATTACGCGCAGATGATACACGGGTGGGAGGCCATACTCGCGGTCCTTGTTATTTTTGTCCAGCATATATATCAGACTGTTTTAAACCCGCTTGTTTTTCCAATGGATTTCTCATGGCTTACCGGAAAGACGAAATATGCGGTGATGGAACATGAACATCCGCTTGAGTTGATGGAGATTGAGTCTAAAAAGGGAGGCGAATATCGTGAAGGCGCGTCCTAA
- a CDS encoding cytochrome c3 family protein produces the protein MKARPNPENAIASFGKTALITAVFLLALPVHVWSDSCDECHLHRSFVRGSASDTDAPETLAGFHIKEFKGEGLTSACRRCHGNLQESNKLPHSEACVRCHTRGKAAQGDRRLAFHSEKNHWTMEKVSCVDCHKGHIKGNPDIKFLTTNTVNVCSRCHEKGFNIKETAQQQTD, from the coding sequence GTGAAGGCGCGTCCTAACCCCGAAAATGCGATTGCATCTTTTGGCAAAACAGCGCTGATAACAGCGGTGTTTCTATTGGCATTGCCTGTTCATGTATGGAGCGATTCATGCGACGAATGCCATCTTCACAGGTCGTTTGTCCGGGGATCTGCATCGGATACGGATGCGCCTGAGACACTGGCCGGATTCCATATTAAGGAATTCAAGGGCGAGGGGCTGACATCAGCGTGCCGCAGGTGCCATGGAAATCTGCAGGAGTCCAATAAACTTCCACATTCGGAGGCATGTGTCAGGTGTCATACAAGGGGCAAGGCAGCGCAGGGGGATAGGCGCCTGGCATTCCACTCGGAAAAGAACCACTGGACTATGGAAAAGGTATCATGCGTTGACTGCCACAAAGGGCACATAAAGGGGAACCCTGACATAAAATTTCTTACGACAAACACGGTCAACGTATGCAGCCGGTGCCATGAAAAAGGTTTCAATATAAAAGAAACCGCGCAGCAACAGACCGATTAA